The Candidatus Omnitrophota bacterium DNA window TATATTATACATTCATCACCTCCTTAGTGTAAAGCGATTTTGGCGCGGCTAAGGGCGCTTAAAACCTATCAATCTCTTCGGTTTTTCAGGCGGCGGCGCCATCAATTGCCGGATAGCCTCGAATATCAACCCGATATCCTTATCGTGTTTATCCATCTTCCTTTCAAGCTCGGCCAGCTTATGCGCAAGTTCCTTGTGGGTTGCAACAACTTCGCGTAGTCTCATAAATGTTTTGCTAATACCGATATTTATCCTTATTGCCTTTTCGCTGTTCAAGACACTTGAAAGCATAGCTACGCCATGTTCGGTAAACACATACGGGAAAGTTATCGAGTGTTTCATCGTTTCGAACCGGTGACAATTTTGCACCAGTTCATCTTTTTCTTCACGAGTGAGGTGGAATGCGAACTCTTCAGGAAACCGCTGACTATTATACCTGACTTGCCTGTTAAGATATTTTGTTTCTACGCCGTATAATTCGGCCAAATCTCTATCTATCATAACTTTTTGTCCTCTTATCACAAATATCCTATTTTCAATCATATCCTGCGGTATTATCTCTTTCATCGCCTCACCTTCCCGAACCAATCACTAATTATGACGGTTCTATTTTTATGCGCTCACATCCCCTCACTATATAGACGCTTAAAACGCGGTTTTGTTGCAAAATATTTTAACTTTTTTTTGGGGTGTGCTATAATCCAGACATGACCGCCGAAATAATATCGATAGGCACAGAGCTCCTGTTAGGCCACATCATAAATACGAATACGGCGTTTCTTTCCCAAAAACTTGCCGAAGCCGGAATAGACGTCTATTACACTTCGGTCGTCGGCGATAATCCCGAGCGCATCACCTCTTCCATACGGCAGGCCATAGGCCGCTCCGACATCGTTATCACTACCGGCGGGCTCGGCCCGACTGTAGATGATGTCACGATCGAAACGGTCGCCGCTCTTATCGGTAAAAAGCTCGTCCTGAACAAAATGGTTCTCAAGTGCCTAAGAGATTATTTCAAATTCAAAAAGATAAAGATGCCCGAGGCGACCCTGCGCCAGGCATATACGCCCGAAGGCGTAAAGTGCGTGCGCAATAAAGTAGGCACCGCTCCGGGGCTTTTGATAAATTGGAAAGATAAAGTAATAATATGCCTGCCCGGCCCACCCAGAGAATTGGAACCGATGGTCGTAGACGATATCGTCCCGTACCTTATGAGTAGAGATAGGTACGTCCGTAGGGCACACTTTAGCGCGCCCTATCATGGGCCGTCTACCCTGAGAAACAGGACGATAAAGATAACCGGCCTTGCCGAATCTATGGTAAATAAGGCGGTAAAAGACCTTTTGGAACTAAAGCCGCCGACCACCGTCGGGATTTACGCGAA harbors:
- a CDS encoding ORF6N domain-containing protein translates to MKEIIPQDMIENRIFVIRGQKVMIDRDLAELYGVETKYLNRQVRYNSQRFPEEFAFHLTREEKDELVQNCHRFETMKHSITFPYVFTEHGVAMLSSVLNSEKAIRINIGISKTFMRLREVVATHKELAHKLAELERKMDKHDKDIGLIFEAIRQLMAPPPEKPKRLIGFKRP
- a CDS encoding molybdopterin-binding protein — encoded protein: MTAEIISIGTELLLGHIINTNTAFLSQKLAEAGIDVYYTSVVGDNPERITSSIRQAIGRSDIVITTGGLGPTVDDVTIETVAALIGKKLVLNKMVLKCLRDYFKFKKIKMPEATLRQAYTPEGVKCVRNKVGTAPGLLINWKDKVIICLPGPPRELEPMVVDDIVPYLMSRDRYVRRAHFSAPYHGPSTLRNRTIKITGLAESMVNKAVKDLLELKPPTTVGIYAKLDEVNLRIMAKAGDEKSAAKAIGKIETKIRSRLKDYIFGYDDETLEGSVGAILTARKKTIAV